Proteins from a genomic interval of Chanodichthys erythropterus isolate Z2021 chromosome 8, ASM2448905v1, whole genome shotgun sequence:
- the LOC137024060 gene encoding oocyte zinc finger protein XlCOF6-like, giving the protein MAFIKEESEDMKIEETFSVKQEDTWTQTDLVTLKQKSHKLNEMEEKNQNHHDFTNREKFTQTEKTFSQKIDQKTKFNCNYTCPQCGKNFTQKRQLGDHVRIHTGEGLFTCQQCGNKFTRKGALKRHMKIHTGEKPYMCQQCGKSFTTKLNLKYHMNIHTGEKPFPCDQCGKCFSRKETLNQHMKIHIKRDCFVCHLCGKSFTDMKRLNMHVKIHSGEKPFKCQQCGKSFRLNKHLESHMRIHTREKPFTCQQCGKSCSHKVTLKNHMNLHTGEKPHICSECGKSFRYKVTLNAHMSVHTGEKPFGCPRCQQSFAYKSSLEAHMRSHSGEKPFPCKLCGKSFSERGNLKTHMRVHTGEKPYTCPQCGKSFTVKGNLKSHMRVHTEDKRKASLQCKKSFTKKKDLKCHLQTHSGKKLRCSDCGKRFEKRHYFKTHLCIHSGRRLNCDHCNKKFVLPLHLQIHLKSHENVKRYVCHLCGKSFKWPSNLKWHKKIRICIKSRLRSNRS; this is encoded by the coding sequence accTGGTGACACTGAAACAGAAGAGCCACAAACTGAATGAAATGGAAGAGAAAAATCAGAATCATCATGATTTCACGAACAGAGAAAAATTCACACAGACTGAAAAGACATTCTCACAAAAAATAGATCAGAAGACCAAATTTAACTGCAATTAcacctgccctcagtgtggaaagaatTTCACTCAAAAGAGACAGCTTGGAGACCATGtgaggattcacactggagagggccttttcacctgccaacagtgtggaaacaAGTTCACTCGAAAAGGAGCCCTTAAAAGgcacatgaaaattcacactggagagaagccttacatgtgccaacaatgtggaaagagcttcACAACAAAACTAAACCTTAAGTATCATATGAacattcacactggagaaaagccattcccatgtgatcagtgtggaaagtgtTTCAGCCGTAAAGAAACCCTTAATCAGCACATGAAGATTCACATAAAAAGGGActgttttgtgtgtcatctgtgtggaaaaagtttcacaGACATGAAACGTCTTAACATGCATGTAAAAATTCActctggagagaaacctttcaaATGCCagcagtgtggaaagagtttccgATTAAATAAACACCTTGAGagtcacatgagaattcacactagagagaagcctttcacatgccagcagtgtggaaaaagttgcAGTCATAAAGTTACCCTTAAGAATCACATGAAtcttcacactggagagaaacctcaCATATGCTCTGAGTGTGGGAAAAGTTTCAGATATAAGGTTACCCTTAATGCCCACATGAgtgttcacactggagagaagcctttcggATGCCCTCGGTGTCAACAGAGTTTTGCATATAAATCATCTCTTGAAGCCCACATGAGAAGTCACTCGGGAGAGAAGCCTTTCCCCTGCAAACTCTGTGGGAAGAGCTTCTCAGAAAGAGGGAATCTTAAAactcacatgagagttcacactggagagaagccttacacctgccctcagtgtggaaagagtttcacggTTAAAGGAAACCTTAAGAGTCACATGAGAGTCCACACTGAAGACAAGAGAAAAGCCTCTCTCCAATGTAAGAAGAGCTTCACAAAGAAAAAGGACTTGAAATGTCATTTGCAAACTCATTCTGGAAAGAAATTGCGGTGTTCTGATTGTggtaagagatttgaaaaaaggCATTATTTCAAAACTCATCTTTGCATTCACTCTGGAAGAAGATTAAATTGTGATCATTGTAATAAAAAATTTGTTTTGCCATTACACTTACAGATACACCTGAAAAGTCATGAAAATGTGAAACGCTATGTGTGTCatttgtgtggaaagagttttaaatGGCCCAGCAATTTAAAATGGCACAAGAAAATACGTATCTGTATAAAATCAAGGCTACGTTCAAACCGCAGCTGA